A window of Nitratireductor kimnyeongensis genomic DNA:
CTTTCGGCTGGCTCATGGGACCCGTGCCATTTCAACACCAAGGAGCCCATCAAGAGCCTCGAGGATCTGAAGGGCAAGCGTGTCTTTACCTTCCCGACAGCCGGCAAGTTCCTTTCCCGCTTCGGCGTCGTGCCCGTCACGCTTCCATGGGAAGACGTGGAGGTGGCCGTGCAGACGGGCGAGCTCGACGGCATCGCCTGGTCGGGCATCACCGAGGACTACACGGTGGGCTGGGCCGAAGTGACGCCCTATCTGCTCACCAACAATATCTGCGGTGCCTGGGTAGGCTCCTTCTTCGCCAATTCGGACCGCTGGAACGAGGTGCCGGATCATCTCAAGCAGCTCTTCCGGCTGGCGATGGATTCTTCCCACTATTACCGCCTGCACTGGTACTGGGCCGGCGAAGCGGATCTGCGCGTCAATGGCGGCAAGATGGAACTCACCACCATCCCCGACGCGGAATGGGCGACCGTGGAAGCCGAGGCAGAGAAATTCTGGGATGAGATCGCTGCCGAAGGCGGGCGCAAGGAGCGTGTGGTTCAGATCCTGCGCAACTATCGTACCCTCATGCAGAAGGCCGGTCCGCCCTATCGCTACGGCTGATCCGAAACAGACACATGGCCCCGGACACGCTGCCGGGGCCATTCCCATCACCACCGACAGGACGAATTGAATGGCGGGCAAACTGACTTTGGAAAGCCTCAAGGCCGCGGCGGAAGCCGGCGAAATCGACACGGTGCTCGTGGCGTTGGTCGACATGCAGGGACGCCTGATGGGCAAGCGGTTCCATGTGGATTTCTTCCTCGAAAGCGCGTTCGAGGAGACCCATAGCTGCAACTATCTGCTCGCCACCGACATGGAAATGTTCACTGTCGAAGGCTATCGCGCGACAAGCTGGTCGGCAGGTTATGGCGACTACACGATGAAGCCGGACCTCTCGACGATGCGCCGCATTCCCTGGCTGGAGGGCACGGCACTGGTCCTATGCGACGTGCTCGACCACCACACGCATGACGATGTGCCCCATTCGCCGCGCGCCATCCTAAAAAAGCAGGTCGCGCGGCTGGAAGCCATGGGCATGAAGGCGATGATGGCCTCGGAGCTGGAGTTCTTCCTGTTCCGCGACACCTTCGAGGAAGCAGCCGCGAAGGGCTATCGCGGGCTGGAGCGCATCAGCGCTTACAACGAGGATTACCACATCTTCCAGACCACCAAGGAGGAGGACGTGATGCGGGCGATCCGCAACGGCCTCAACGGCGCGGATGTGCCGGTGGAGAACTCCAAGGGCGAGGCCGATGCCGGACAGGAAGAAATCAACGTCCGCTACACCGATGCACTCACCATGGCCGACCGCCACGCCATCGTGAAAAACGGCTGCAAGGAAATCGCCTGGAAGGCCGGCCGCGCCATCAGCTTCATGGCCAAATGGGACGACAATGCCGCCGGCAATTCCTCGCATGTGCACCAGTCGCTCTGGACGTTGGATGGCAAGCCGCTCTTTTTCGACCCCTCGGGCGAGCACGGCATGTCGGACATGATGAAACATTATATGGCGGGCCTGCTCGCCCATGCCGGCGAGATCACCTGTTTCCTCGCGCCCTATATCAATTCCTACAAGCGCTTTGCCGCCGGCACATTCGCCCCCACCAAGGCGATCTGGTCGTTCGACAACCGCACGGCGGGCTATCGAGTCTGCGGTGAGGACACGAAGGCGGTGCGCGTGGAATGCCGGGTCGGCGGCGCCGACCTGAACCCCTATCTTGCCTTCGCGGCCCTTATCGCGGCAGGCATTGATGGCATCGAAAACAAGAGAGAGCTGGAGCCGGCCTTTGTCGGTGATGCGTATGAGGGCAAAGGGATCCGAGAGATCCCCAAAACCCTGCGCGATGCCGCCACCGCGCTCGATGGCTCAAAAATGCTGCGTGCAGCCTTTGGTGATGACGTTGTCGATCACTATGTCCATGCAGCCCGCTGGGAACAATCCGAATATGATCGCCGCGTCACCGACTGGGAGGTCAGGCGCGGTTTTGAGAGAGCATGACATGACGAAAACCCTTCAATGCATTTCCCCCATCGACGGTTCGGTCTATGCCGAACGCCCCGTCATGGATCCCGACAAGGCGGCCAAGCTTCTCGCCAGCGCGTGCCAGGCACAGAAGGCCTGGGCGGCGCGGCCGCTCGATGAGCGTATCAAGCTGGTGAATGCCGGCGTTGCCCGCCTCAACGAGATGAAAGACGAGGTGGTGCCGGAGCTTGCCCACATGATGGGCCGCCCGGTGCGCTATGGCGGCGAGTTCGGCGGCATGAACGAGCGCTCCGCCTATATGGCGGAGATTGCCGAGCGTGCCCTCGCACCCATCGTTCTGGAGGATTCGGAAAGCTTCGCACGCCGCATCGAACGCGTTCCCCACGGGTTGGTCGGCGTCATCGCGCCGTGGAATTACCCTTACATGACAGCGATGAACACCATCGTTCCGGCCCTGATCGCCGGCAATGCTGTCGCCGTCAAGCACGCCACGCAGACGCTGCTCGTGGGTGAGCGCATCGTGCGCGCCTTCCATGAAGCGGGCATACCCGAAGAGCTGTTCGTCAACCTTTTCCTCGACCATGCCGGCACGGAAAAGCTGATTGGGGAGCGCTCTTTCGACTTCATCAATTTCACCGGCTCCGTCGGCGGTGGACGCGCCATCGAGCGGGCGGCTGCCGGCACCTTCACCGGGCTCGGGCTGGAACTCGGCGGCAAGGACCCCGCCTATGTGATGGACGATGCGGATATCGACTGGGCCGTCGATGTGCTGATGGACGGCGCAATGTTCAATGCCGGCCAGTGCTGCTGCGGCATCGAACGCATCTATGTCGCGGAGAAGCATTTCGACAGTTTTGTCGAGAAATCCGTCGAGTGGGTGGGCAAGCTGAAACTCGGCAATCCGCTGGACGCCGAAACCACCATCGGCCCCATGGCCAACAAGCGGTTTGCGGCCGAAGTGCGCAGCCAGACCGAAGACGCGCTGGCGCAGGGCGCAAAGGCGCTGGTCGATCCGAAAGCCTTCCCCGAGGATGATGGCGGCACCTATCTCATGCCGCAGATCCTGATCGACGTGAACCACCAGATGCGCGTGATGCGCGAGGAAAGCTTTGGCCCTGTCGTGGGCATCATGCCGGTGAAGAACGATGCCGAGGCACTCGATCTCATGAACGATTGTGAGTTCGGCCTGACCGCCTCGCTGTGGACATCCGATCCCGAGCGCGCGGCGGCTATCGGTGCAGACATCGAAACGGGCACTGTGTTCATGAACCGTGCCGACTATCTCGACCCGGCCCTTTGCTGGACCGGCTGTAAGAACACCGGGCGCGGCGGCGCGCTTTCCGAAATCGGCTACCACAATCTGACCCGCCCGAAATCCTACCACATGAGAAAGAAACAGGCATGAAGCTCGAAGGAAACTGGTCCTATCCCACCGCTGTACGGTTTGGCGCGGGGCGCATCAGGGAACTCGCCGAGGCCTGCAAGGCAGCCGGCATTTCAAAGCCGCTTCTGGTGACCGACCGCGGCCTTGCCGGCATGGACATCACGAAGAATGCGCTCGACATTCTGGAGGCTGCGGGCCTTGGGCGCGCCATGTTCTCGGAAGTCGATCCCAACCCGAATGACAAGAACCTCGAAGCCGGTGTGAAGGTTTTCAAGGACGGCGGTCATGACGGCGTTGTTGCCTTTGGCGGTGGCTCCGGCCTCGATCTCGGCAAGCTGATCGCCTTCATGGCCGGTCAGACACGACCGGTCTGGGATTTCGAAGACATTGGCGACTGGTGGACCCGCGCGGATGCTTCGAAAATCGCACCGAACGTGGCCGTTCCCACGACAGCCGGCACCGGCTCGGAAGTGGGGCGCGCCGGCGTTGTCACGAACTCCAAAACCCATGTCAAAAAAATCATCTTCCATCCGAAGGTGCTCCCCTCTGTGGTGATATGCGATCCGGAACTGACCGTGGGCATGCCCAAGGCAATCACCGCGGGCACGGGGATGGACGCCTTTGCGCATTGTCTGGAGGCCTATTCCTCGGCCTTCTACCACCCGATGAGCCAGGGCATCGCACTTGAAGGGCTTCGGCTCGTGAAAGAGTACCTTCCCCGTGCCTACCATGATGGAGCAGACCTCGAGGCTCGCGCGCACATGATGAGCGCCGCCGCCATGGGCGCTGTGGCGTTCCAGAAAGGCCTGGGCGCGATTCACGCGCTCTCGCACCCGGTCGGAGCGCTCTATAACACCCATCATGGCACGACCAATGCGGTGGTGATGCCGGCTGTGCTTAAGCTGAACCGGCCGGAGATCGAGCCGCGCATCGCGTCCGCTGCAGCCTATCTTGGCATATCGGGCGGGTTCGATGGTTTCTTCGATTTCGTCATGAACCTGCGTGCGGAGCTTGGCATTCCCGACCGGCTCGGCGACATGGGCGTCGGATCAGACCGCATCGACGAGATGGTGGAGATGGCGCTTGTAGACCCGAGTGGTGGGGGCAATCCGGTCAAGCTGACCGCAGCCAACACAAAGGCATTGTTTGAGTCCTGCATCTGAGGTTTGTCGCAGGCCCCTTACCCCGCCCTCGCCCTTCGCCTCTCTGCAAGCTCAAGAAGCTCAGAATTGTCGATGGGCGAGGAAACGGGCGCACACTACGATCTCCGCAGCAACACGCTTAAAGCTCCAGGACCATCGTCATCACCCCCGCCTCGCCGCTGTCCTTTACGACGAAGCCGAAATCGCGGCACATGGCGAGCATTTTGGTGTTGTCGCTCAGAACGATGCCCTCAATGGCGCCAATGCCCTCTTCCCGGCCATAATCGATGAGCTGTTTCAAAAGCGCGAACCCAAGCCCGTGGCCCTGAAGATCGGTGCGCACAAGCAGGCCATACTCGGCAATCTCCTTGTCGGGATCAGCGGAAAGACGGCCAATGCCCGCCATCTCGCCATCCTCTTCGCGTAGCGCGATGAAGGCCATGTCGCGCTCGTAGTCGAGCTGGGTCAGCCGCTCCAGCATTTCATCAGGAAAGTGCTTTCGCGGGGCGAGGAAGCGGAACCGAATATCCTCCGACGAAACCCTCGCCAGAAAATCCGGAAACAGCGCCACATCCGCCGGCTTGATCGGGCGCAGGTGGTAGCGGTGCCCCTCGAGGTTCACATCCTTTTCCCACCCGGAGGGATAAGGCCGGATCGCCAGGTCCGGATTCGGACCCTTGCGCTCGATCTCCGAGGGCTCGATCTCGATGCGCGCATCGAGCGCCACCACACCGTCGGCATCGGCCAGCAGCGGGTTGATGTCCATTCCCTTGATGCAGGGGAAGTCGACGATCATCTGCGACACAGCGTTGAGGGCACCGGCAATCGCATCCCTGTCGGCGGGCGCCCGATCGCGGTATCCGGCCAGCAGTTTGCCTATGCGGGTCGACGCCATCAGGTCACCGGCCAGCACATCGTCGAGCGGCGGCAGCGCAATGGCCGTATCCTCCATCACCTCTACCGCCGTGCCGCCTGCTCCAAAAAGGACCACAGGACCGAAAATCGGATCCTGACTGACACCGAGGATAAGCTCATGGGCATGTTTGCGCACCACCATGGGCTGAACGGCAAAGCCTTCAAGCCCGTCGAGCATGCCCGCATCGTCCAGCCGCTTCATGATGTTCTCGGCGGCCTTCTGCGCCGCTTCCGGAGTCTTTAGGCCGAGCACCACGCCGCCCACATCCGACTTGTGCGTGATGGTTCTGGAAAGAAGTTTAACGACAACCTTTTCTGAACTTTCTAGCAAGCGTGCAGTGGCCTCACTCACCGCTTCTGGTGTCTCGACAATCACAGTTTCAGGCACGGGAAGCCCATAAGCGGCAATAGCGGCCTTGGCTTCTGGCTCCGTCAGCATGCGGCGCCCTTCGGCCGCGACCGTTTTCAGAATGGCGCGCAGGCCGTCACGATCGCCCTGCACATCCTCGCTGCGGCTGGAAGGTACACGGGTCAACGCCTTCTGAGCCCGCGACCATTCACCAAGATAGGAAAGGGCCGCAGTGGCGCTGGAAGGAGTGCTGAAATTGGCAATGCCCGCTTCCTGCAGGATGCGACGGCCTTCACGCGCGGTCTCCTCGCCCAGCCAGCAGGTGATGAGCGGTTTGCCGTTCACCTTGCCCTTGTCGGCATGGGCTGCAACCGCGCGGGCTGCATCGGAGGGAGAGGCAAGCCCGGTGGGGCAATTGAATACGAGAACCGCATCGGTGTCCGGGTCATCGGCCACCGCCAGAAGCGCCTCGCTGTAGCGCTCCGGCGGAGCATCGCCGATAATGTCGGCGGGATTTGAATGCGACCAGTTGGGCGGCAACGCCCGGTCCAGGCGTGCTATGGTTTTGGATGAAAACTCTGCCATCGTGCCGCCAAGATCGTTGAGTCGGTCAACCGCCAGAACACCGGCCCCACCTCCATTGCTGACGATGCCCACATGAGCACGCTCTAAGGGGC
This region includes:
- a CDS encoding iron-containing alcohol dehydrogenase, whose protein sequence is MKLEGNWSYPTAVRFGAGRIRELAEACKAAGISKPLLVTDRGLAGMDITKNALDILEAAGLGRAMFSEVDPNPNDKNLEAGVKVFKDGGHDGVVAFGGGSGLDLGKLIAFMAGQTRPVWDFEDIGDWWTRADASKIAPNVAVPTTAGTGSEVGRAGVVTNSKTHVKKIIFHPKVLPSVVICDPELTVGMPKAITAGTGMDAFAHCLEAYSSAFYHPMSQGIALEGLRLVKEYLPRAYHDGADLEARAHMMSAAAMGAVAFQKGLGAIHALSHPVGALYNTHHGTTNAVVMPAVLKLNRPEIEPRIASAAAYLGISGGFDGFFDFVMNLRAELGIPDRLGDMGVGSDRIDEMVEMALVDPSGGGNPVKLTAANTKALFESCI
- a CDS encoding TRAP transporter substrate-binding protein, which translates into the protein MQNRRDFLKKAGMASAAAAGTTALATPYVHAQSPIRWRLQTYAGAALAEHVVKPAIDAFNKAANGEMEIELYYADQLVPTGELFRAMQNGTIDAVQSDDDSMAAPVDVSVFGGYFPFATRYSLDVQALFYKHGLAEIWEEAYGEVEGVTWLSAGSWDPCHFNTKEPIKSLEDLKGKRVFTFPTAGKFLSRFGVVPVTLPWEDVEVAVQTGELDGIAWSGITEDYTVGWAEVTPYLLTNNICGAWVGSFFANSDRWNEVPDHLKQLFRLAMDSSHYYRLHWYWAGEADLRVNGGKMELTTIPDAEWATVEAEAEKFWDEIAAEGGRKERVVQILRNYRTLMQKAGPPYRYG
- a CDS encoding glutamine synthetase family protein produces the protein MAGKLTLESLKAAAEAGEIDTVLVALVDMQGRLMGKRFHVDFFLESAFEETHSCNYLLATDMEMFTVEGYRATSWSAGYGDYTMKPDLSTMRRIPWLEGTALVLCDVLDHHTHDDVPHSPRAILKKQVARLEAMGMKAMMASELEFFLFRDTFEEAAAKGYRGLERISAYNEDYHIFQTTKEEDVMRAIRNGLNGADVPVENSKGEADAGQEEINVRYTDALTMADRHAIVKNGCKEIAWKAGRAISFMAKWDDNAAGNSSHVHQSLWTLDGKPLFFDPSGEHGMSDMMKHYMAGLLAHAGEITCFLAPYINSYKRFAAGTFAPTKAIWSFDNRTAGYRVCGEDTKAVRVECRVGGADLNPYLAFAALIAAGIDGIENKRELEPAFVGDAYEGKGIREIPKTLRDAATALDGSKMLRAAFGDDVVDHYVHAARWEQSEYDRRVTDWEVRRGFERA
- a CDS encoding bifunctional acetate--CoA ligase family protein/GNAT family N-acetyltransferase, which encodes MTIRNLEYAARPRSVAVIGASSRPGAVGHIVMQNLQDGGFDGEIWPVNPKYREVAGRRCYKRAADIPGIPDIAVIVTPPKTVPGIISELGEKGTRTAVVITAGLTRENGLRQAVLDAAKPYLFRIIGPNTVGLIVPPMNFNASFAHMQARPGGLALLSQSGAIATSLVDWAAAEGVGFSHIVSLGDMADVDVGDYLEMLAGDGRTRGILMYLETIPNPRKFMTAARAAARLKPVIAIKAGRHAQAAQAAATHTGALSGADRVVEAALRRAGILRVLDLGELFDAAEVLARFRPLERAHVGIVSNGGGAGVLAVDRLNDLGGTMAEFSSKTIARLDRALPPNWSHSNPADIIGDAPPERYSEALLAVADDPDTDAVLVFNCPTGLASPSDAARAVAAHADKGKVNGKPLITCWLGEETAREGRRILQEAGIANFSTPSSATAALSYLGEWSRAQKALTRVPSSRSEDVQGDRDGLRAILKTVAAEGRRMLTEPEAKAAIAAYGLPVPETVIVETPEAVSEATARLLESSEKVVVKLLSRTITHKSDVGGVVLGLKTPEAAQKAAENIMKRLDDAGMLDGLEGFAVQPMVVRKHAHELILGVSQDPIFGPVVLFGAGGTAVEVMEDTAIALPPLDDVLAGDLMASTRIGKLLAGYRDRAPADRDAIAGALNAVSQMIVDFPCIKGMDINPLLADADGVVALDARIEIEPSEIERKGPNPDLAIRPYPSGWEKDVNLEGHRYHLRPIKPADVALFPDFLARVSSEDIRFRFLAPRKHFPDEMLERLTQLDYERDMAFIALREEDGEMAGIGRLSADPDKEIAEYGLLVRTDLQGHGLGFALLKQLIDYGREEGIGAIEGIVLSDNTKMLAMCRDFGFVVKDSGEAGVMTMVLEL
- a CDS encoding aldehyde dehydrogenase family protein, with translation MTKTLQCISPIDGSVYAERPVMDPDKAAKLLASACQAQKAWAARPLDERIKLVNAGVARLNEMKDEVVPELAHMMGRPVRYGGEFGGMNERSAYMAEIAERALAPIVLEDSESFARRIERVPHGLVGVIAPWNYPYMTAMNTIVPALIAGNAVAVKHATQTLLVGERIVRAFHEAGIPEELFVNLFLDHAGTEKLIGERSFDFINFTGSVGGGRAIERAAAGTFTGLGLELGGKDPAYVMDDADIDWAVDVLMDGAMFNAGQCCCGIERIYVAEKHFDSFVEKSVEWVGKLKLGNPLDAETTIGPMANKRFAAEVRSQTEDALAQGAKALVDPKAFPEDDGGTYLMPQILIDVNHQMRVMREESFGPVVGIMPVKNDAEALDLMNDCEFGLTASLWTSDPERAAAIGADIETGTVFMNRADYLDPALCWTGCKNTGRGGALSEIGYHNLTRPKSYHMRKKQA